The segment CTAAAGATGATGAAGGGAAGCAAGTCATACACGGAGTATTCATCATCTTTCTCAACGGATGAATTTGGTTATGATCAGAACCGCTCAAACTCCTATAACTTTAATGGGCCTTGCATCAACACAGATCcggagatgaagaggaagaagagagtagCTTCTTACAATCTCTTTGCCACGGAAGAAAAGCTCAAGAGTACTCTCAA is part of the Camelina sativa cultivar DH55 unplaced genomic scaffold, Cs unpScaffold20729, whole genome shotgun sequence genome and harbors:
- the LOC109132095 gene encoding uncharacterized protein LOC109132095, whose protein sequence is MMKGSKSYTEYSSSFSTDEFGYDQNRSNSYNFNGPCINTDPEMKRKKRVASYNLFATEEKLKSTLKNSFKWIKNKFSGDDNSIRYNV